From the genome of Peromyscus maniculatus bairdii isolate BWxNUB_F1_BW_parent chromosome 19, HU_Pman_BW_mat_3.1, whole genome shotgun sequence:
AGGCAGTGCGCATTTCTCCCAGTTTGCATGATCTTCACATCTGCTAGTATTTACAGTTCCTTTGTGCCTCCCACTTTTCAATTTATGTCAGCACTTGTAATAAGATGCTAATTTATTCTGTGGCCGGTTCTCTACCTTGTAAAGACTTTATCTCCTTAAACAACACAAAATCACCCGATCTGTCTTCTCCAGTTGCACCTTCCCCTTCACTGTGCTTACGATGAAATAAACAGACCACTGCAGGGGTAGTTGAAATGTCCAAGCATATCTTTCATTGTCGCTCTTTCGGTAGTTCTTCTTGTGGCTTATTATTGTCGATGCTATTTTCAagtaagtttatttaaaaaaaaaccaccctagttgagatattatgtttaaatatttgttaatgTTGACTGTATTGATATGTTGGAAAATCTATACTGTGATACAGCCATTAGGCCCATTGAAAAGGAGCCCGTAGTGGGTCTAGGAATGGCTCAGTCATAGGTCCCCAGATAGATCACAACACAGAATAAAGAAGTGGGGACAGTAATGAGCTTCTTAATAACTTTATCTTATGTGTCTTGGAAGGTGGCTGGGGAGGCACATGAATACTGTGGCCGTAGAGGAAAGCaagctttttatttatgttctctttgaAAAAATGAATATGAACCGAGTACTAATTCACACATAAGATTATGCCatgtgtgaactcacagagatctgcctgcctctgcctcctgagtgctgagtgtgTTATGCAACATTCAAACCAAACAGGAAGGAATGTTTTGTGCTCAGTACTTAGTATACTGTGAGCTTGAAATTTCCTATTTTATTCCTTTGCTTAAACTTCCTGATACGGTCACAAGCCACTAAATTGGTCCTGGACTCTACTGAAGAGCAGCATCCAAAAGACTGTTGACCACTTTTAATTTGCATGTATGAAAGTGTCATATATGTGTAACACTGAGAAGTCTCGAGAGATCATAATTCaggttctaattttttttaaaaattaaattcaactGCCACAAAGGGGAGTTTGATCTTGTGTTGAGAAGGACCAGCCTATAATGGTTCTTGTCCTTAATGGTCTGACAACATGACAGAGAAAAATATAATGGTTGGAGATGAAGTTTCCTGTGAGTTTCCTAAAAAGTCTGAAGTCTGTATGTGTAGGCAAAGGAAAATGCAGATGAGAAAAAGAGTCgccatggagacagaaagatggtAAGCCATGACAGTAAGAAGGGGAGGGACTAGGTGATGATCCTTCCAGTCCCACAAGCTGGAATCAGTGTTCATAATTTTTGAAAGCTAGAATTTCATTATTGGCCCATTGAACTATGGAATCTTTGCAGCCAGGCAAAATGTGGATACAGGCTAGTTAAATTCAATTTCCTACTTTGAGAAGTAGAAGTTGAAGCAAGTTCTCTTCTTTAAATGAAACCTCCTTTCTATAGAGAACAAAATTCACAGAATAGCAGTAAATCAAAACCAAATACTAAGATTACCTCCTCTCATTATGTTACTGAGTGGGGACTAGATTAGTGAAGGACCAATTAAAACATTATAGCTTATCAGACAAGATACACAGATTAcagaagcaaacaacaaaaacaccctgTAAATGACCACTTCCCAGGCACCAGAGCAGCTATAATGAAAaggacaaacaagaaaataatgagTGTTGACAGGATGTAGAAAAAGTGGAATACTGGTGctgtagaaatttaaaaaaatggtacaGTGCTTTGGAAAGTAGCTTGTCTGTtcttcaaaatattaaatatatatgtaaatcttCTGTTACTCAGGATTTCAATTTCTATATACCGATCTAAAAGAAATGGTATATATCTACACAAAACCATTTATGAACAAATGTCCATATCAGTGCTGTACCTAacactaaaaaaattaaacaacccAAATATCCATCAACTGATAAATAGATAAACCAAATATGGTATTTCCATGTAATgaaattattcttaatttttttttgagacagggtttctctgtgttgttttggtgcctgttctggatctcgctctgtagaccaggccggcctggaactcacagagatccgcctggctctgcctccttagtgctgggattaaaggcatgcgccactactgcccagcaattCTTAGTGAGCAATAAAATGAGTGTAATACAGTGTGCAGTTTTAGTTATGGTTATtactgctgtaatgaaacaccatgaccaaagcggcatagggaagaaagggtttatcagGCTTAAGCTTCCTCATCAATGTTTATCATTGAAGGGagggcaggagctcaaacagggtaggaacctggaggcaggagctggcatAGCGGCCATGGggtggtgctgcttactggcttgctctccaaggcttgttcagcctgctttcatatagaacccaggatcaccaccTCAGAAGTGgccctacccacaatgggctgggctctcccatttcaatcactaattaagaaaattctctacaggcttgcctacagccccatcttacagaggcattttctcaattaaagctccctcctctccagtgactccagcctgtgtcaagttgacataaactcaCCAGCACATACACCATGAGAAATCTCAAAAACACGGTGTTAATTTTGATGTTCTTTGGCAGTGTACTGGTTAGGGTTTGGTGCTCTCACAAAAATATTAtgctgaataaaaaaaatgtcattttaaaaatcacatattcTATAATTCTGTTTATACAAAATAATCAAAGCATATGGAGGCAGAAAATGTCTTGGTGGTTGTATAAAGTTGGGAAAATGTATAGGAGTGTGGAATAGTTGGTTACAATTTATATGGGggacaatgaaaacattttaagttaGAAATAATGGTAGGAGTTGCACAATTCTGAAAATATAGGAGTAACCATTAAACTCTATACTTCAAATGGCAGGATATTATGGTGTCTCTATTTCAACAAAGATGTCCAACGTAATGGACAATGTCTCCAAAAGCCTATGATTCCAAGTAAGCTGTGCCTTCTCTTATCAATGATGATGAAAGTGTAAAGAGAAATTCAAACCGCCAAGGTAGAAGAACCCTCCAGACAAAACAGAAGGTCCAGGTACTTGTCTTGCTTCAAGCTTTCCAGATATATGAGCATCAAGATTTCTCTATTTTGGAAGAAATTGTGTTTCCACACTCTAGTGGAGAGTAACCAAGCCTTCATGAGCTCCCACGCTCACATACAAGTAACCAACCAATCTTCCAAAATGCTTTGCTGAAAGCAAGGCTTTCTCTAAGACTTCAAATATGTTTGTGACAGCTAAATTTAAACACAGTGCATTCAAATCAAGGTGTAGTGGtcaattttataataaacaaCTACTGTAAATTATAAGTAATTAAGGAAATGCTCTCATCGTATGAACCAGAGGAGGTggtggtcaaggtcatgatggggaaaccagctgacctgagcttgtggaaGCTCACTGGTTCTGGACCatcagctagggagcctgcatgggaccaacctaagccctctgcatgtgtgtgacagttgtgtagcttgctgtTTGTGGGGTTcccagcagtgggatcaggacctgtccctgacacttgctggcttttgggaacgtattccccatgctgggttgcctcacccagccttgatgcagggagaggagtttgatcctgcctcaacttggtgtgccaggctttgttgacacccatgagaGGCTGGCCCCTTTCTGAAAGGAGCCAGAGAAGTTGATGGGAagtagatgggaggtggggggcataggaggagaggagggaggggaaactgtggtccatatgtaaaacaaataaaaataaataaatttaattaataaaaagagggaagacacaataataaaaggaagaaagaaagaaaaagctctcATAGGCAATGGAGGAAAGTTGATTAgaaatacatgttaaaaaaaagatacaaccTCCAAGAATGGATTTTCTTGAAACCTCTTAATTATAAAAGCCAACTAGAAGTTTAACTTGTGATTGCCTACAAGTACTGGAAGTAAAGGACTTGTGTTATTAGGACATTTTAACTTATAAATGGACTGTTATCATCTCCTTTCTAACCCATAATCGGCTTCCATCCCTGGTCCAGTGCACTGTTTAATCTAAACACATGGCTGTTCAGACCACAGCTCTTCATCTATAGTCTGGTTTTCACCAGTCAGCTCTTACGCTGCACTTCTCCACCAAGGACTGCCCTTCCTGTGATGTAGTTACTAGGCATCTCCCTCTGGGAATACCAACTTCTGTGCCTTTAAATCTTCTCATGCTGCTACTCCTATCATACCTTTGACCTTGTCATAACCTCCTCTACTTGACACAGCTACAATGTTTCAACCAGCTCCTGTTCCTGctctaaatttcctttttatccaACCAATCCCTGCTTTCCTGCTCACACTCACACTTGTGCCCTGATCCCCAATTACCTTGTTCAATTTCCTTCACTAAAACAACTTGACAAAACTCCACTTAATATGGatgcaattattttctttctcctcttataCCTGGATTGCAGCACCCTAAGACAAAACGGATGAAGTTATTAACACCACTGCCACTATGAATTTTTCGTATAAAAACTATATTGAGGGGTATGGAGAGACTGTTCGGTGGTTAAGTAGCTGTTCATgctaagaacctgagttcattcccagaaTGCACATCCAACAGATCACAGTCTCCTGTAACTCCATCTGCAagggatcctacaccctcttctggcctcctcaggtacctgcactcctgtacacatacacacagatacatacacacatatatacatatatacaattaaaaaataaataacttaatgtGTATTTAGATTTAAGGCCAAAAAATTCCCCTATAATTTTCCTAATAACCTTTCCCTCCCAGTGTCTACAACTACTAAAAGCTTGATTATCTTGCTTTAATTCTCTCACTCAATTACTCAGCAGGTGGACTTGCCTCATGAACCTTAATAACAAAATAGAACCCATCAAATGTTAATTATCTTAGTTTCCTGTACCAAGTCTACACCTTGGCAGCATAAGCCATACTTTTCTCATTCTGGGATGCCTCATACCAAGTTCAATCCCTTTCTGTATTCTGGATCCAGTATTTAACTGACCTCTGGGGCCTCTACATTGATTAtcctttctgtattttaattttctcccttTCTAGTAAACATTAAACACCACCATTAAAAATATGTTCAAGTTTCTCCAGTCTTTTAAAAGCTGGGTCTATAGTTCTCATCAGCTATTAgaacttctttttcatttatatatttcttgACCTTTTTCCTACCTTCATTTGCTTCCACATCCCTCAAACTTCTTAACCAAGGACAGTTTCATTTTCCTTGCAACCATCCTTCTGAAAATGGCATTTTAAGGTCATAAAAGATGTCTGTATACATTAAATAATGTATATTAAGtataatgtaaattaaataatGCTATATTACCAAATCAAAGAAATGCAACTACACAATGCTTTGAAAAAGGTCTTACTCTTTCGTGTGACAGTGTCAATGCAAATGGCTATGCAAACAAAGCAGCTTTGCCCTGATGGTCCTTGTAGAATCAGATTTTACTCCAAATGACTGCTCCCACATTCCCTATGGCAAACTAATAGTCTGTATGGCTGTAACTTCTCACTATCATACCTATATTTCAGATGGCTTGGGGAAAAGTTGACCATTTAGAGTGCTTCTTTCCCAGACAAGAAAGCAGTAAACAAAAACTCTGCTCTCAATACATCTGTGAAATTGTCAAGGCCAAACCAAACTACAAAGGAGGCTCAGACAGGCAGGTCAGCTCAGTTGCCatgtgtcttggttacttttctattgctgtaataaaacatacGACCAAGGCAATGTTTTTTAAAGGTGCTTAACTTGGGGTTTATGTTTTCAGAGTGttaagagtccatgatggtggagcaaatgtctggtggcaggaacagctgagagctcacgtcttgATCTCAAAATTGgaggcaggcaaagagaaaactgtaggaatggcatgagtcttttgaaacatcaaagcctacCCCAAGTGACACTTCTTCTGCAACAATCCatgcctcttaatccttcccaaatagtcccaccaactagggaccaaataCTCAAACATAAGATTCCCTGGCAGGCATTCTCTATCAAACCACGGCACCATGTGTTTGGATACACATAGAAGAGTGGTACATATTCTAGCAGACATTTTTCAGGGTCATCCACAAATACTGTCTTAAATACAACAGACACCTGTAATACTTGCTTTTGTCTTGACTTTAGAGAattttctgctctttctctttctcatttccttGAGATTCTGTTTGCCTTTCAAAGAATGATTTTGAACTCTAAGTCTTCTTTGTTCAAAGAAAGatacttattttcaatttttatgtaaGTGGTCATTGGTTCTAGGGTCCTGTGTATGACAAAATTCACAAATGATAATTGTTTTCCAATAAGAGTAGCACTTGTCCATGACCTACACAACCCCACTCATATACTTTAAATTATCCCTGGATTACTTACAATACCCAATACCTGGTAACAAGGGAAAATCTtacatacaaatgaaattttGAGGATATGttgtgatttatttaattttatttttatacttttattgcTTTGGAGTTAGGGATTGAATCAGGACCCTAATGAGGACACCATACACTCACACCACTACTGAGCTACCTccctatattttaattattttctcttaacACTTAGTTAGttctttctggtttctttaaAATGCCAACTCATTAGTTACTATGATGACACCAGGAGGTAAAGCTATCAGCATCAGCATCCTACTTTTAATAGGGAGGAAAACAAAAGTACATAATTTGCCCAGGTCTATAGGTAGTGAATGACAGTACCAGGATTCCAATCTTGACATCCTGGTTCCAAAACCTATGTTCCTAAATTTTATCTATCTCTTAGGTCATAGTTACTTGTATTTTCTGTATATTTCCattattctttatttatacattgtTATATATCTTAATTTCTAGCTTATCAATTTTTCTAGCCTGCAAGTTCCATAAAAAGATCATCTTATTTGCATCATTTCTTTACttatatatatgttcatgtgtgtatgcatatgtgtatgtatggattTTCAGATAATGAAACCCTACACATCCTTCACTTGCATGGACCTCACCATATAAAttgggctgacctcaaactcttacagatcccctgcctctgcctctcaaatgctagagttaaaggcatgcagcaccacactctactatttttttttaaatataaaatcaagGAGTCTAATACTCCCATGACTTAAACTAAGTAATTtttccagatctctctctctctctctctctctctctctctctctctctctctctctctctctgtgtgtgtgtgtgtgtgtgtgtgtgtgtgtgtgtgtgtgtgtgtgtgtgtgtaaaatgtaatGGTGTTATCAATTATACTATGGACTCACACCAACAAATGTTTACCAGAGAGGAAGTAAATAATTGTAACTACTAAAGAATTGTCTTGAAAtaaatattacttatttattttggagcaCTTTAGTGGATCTTTTGAGTTGGAAATTCAAAGCACTAGTGAGTTCATGGGGGATATGAACTTCGTTTCAGTTCTAATCCAAACAAGCCAGCAACAAGAGACATTTCGTAGAAAAGTGGAAGAGCCCAAACAGATTGGGTTATAAGTTATAaccaaaaattatttctaaataagtCAATTATGATAAGGATattgtaattatgttttaattagaaaaataatgaacatttaaagaaaaacatagtcTGTGTGAAATTTGCTTTTGAATAATCTAGATAGATGTATTCACAAATTTTtaggagaaaaatattaaatgaaaaacttcaCAGAGACACATGGTGGCGCTATAGGATAAGATGAAACAGTGCATGGCCAGCTCTGTGGGCTCCGCTAACCAGAGAACATATCATAGGGGCTTCACCGACAGAGCTGCCAAGGGATTTTCAATAGAAAGAACCGGACTTTCATCTCTCAAAATTGGGACCAAATTTAAATTTTGCGACAAAAGAGGTCACCCAAAGGAACCATGGGAACCAGAAGGACACTCATTCTGCAGAAAAGGCAagtcttggttttctttgttttgctgggATTGTCTCAGGCAAGTACTGAATCTTTGCAGTATTCTGtagcagaggaaacagaaattggCTCTTTTGTGGCTAATCTGGCAAGGGATCTGGGGCTGGAGGTTGTGGAGTTGTCTTCCAGGGAGGCCCGGGTAGTGTCAGATGATAATAAAAAGCATTTACACCTTAATTTGATGACGGGAGATCTGCTCCTGAGTGAGAGACTGGACCGGGAAGAGCTGTGTGGCTCCACCCAGCCCTGTGTGCTGCCTTTTCAGGTGGTTCTGGAAAACCCTTTACAGTTTTATCAAGCTGAGCTGCATGTCATAGATATAAATGATCACTGCCCTACATTCCTGGACAGAGAAATAACTATTAAAATACCAGAAAGCACAACTATCGGATCCATGTTCTTAATTGAGAATGTGCAAGATGTGGATGTAGGAAGTAACGGTCTCCAGGACTACAGCATTAGCCCCAATTCTCACTTCTATGTTAAAGTTCATGACAGTGGTGATGGAAAGATATATCCAGAGCTGGTTCTAGACAGAGCTCTAGATCATGAGGAGGAGTCTGAACTTAGATTGACACTTACAGCACTGGATGGTGGGTCTCCTCCCAGGTCTGGGACAACATCCATTCTCATAAAGGTCTTGGACATCAATGATAATGCTCCTGAGTTTGCTCAGAGTTTCTATGAGGTGCAGGTCCCAGAGGACATGCCCATTGGTTCCAGTATTATTGCTATCTCTGCTAAGGATTTAGATACAGGAAATTCTGGGAAAATATCGTATTCATTTTTGCATGCATCAGAAGGTATCAGAAAAACCTTTGACATCaacccaacatctggggaagtcAACCTGAGATCATTACTGGATTTTGAAGTAATACAATCCTATTCTGTAAATATCCAAGCAACAGATGGTGGCGGTCTTTCAGCAAAATGCACTCTTCTAGTTAAAGTATTGGATATAAATGACAATGCACCAGAAGTGACCATATCATCAATTACAAAGACAATTCCAGAGAATGCTTCAGAGACCCTGGTCGCTCTTTTCAGTGTCCGAGATCAAGACTCTGGGGACAACGGAAAGATCCTTTGCTCTATTCAGGACGACCTTCCGTTTATCCTAAAACCCACCTTCAAGAACTTTTTCACTCTACTTTCTGAAAAAGCACTtgacagagagagcagagctgaGTACAACATCACCATCACAGTCACCGACATGGGCACACCCAGGCTCACAACCCAGCACACCATAAGGGTGCAGGTGTCTGACGTCAACGACAACGCCCCCGCCTTCACACAAACCTCCTACACCCTGTTTGTCCAGGAGAACAACAGCCCCGCCCTGCACATAGGCACCATCAGTGCCACAGACTCAGACTCAGGCTCCAATGCCCACATCACCTACTCGCTCCTGCCCACCCACGACCCACAGCTGGCCCTGGCCTCACTCTTCTCTGTCAACGCCGACAATGGGCAGCTGTTCGCGCTCAGGGCGCTGGACTACGAGGCCCAGCAGGCCTTTGAGTTCCAGGTGGGCGCCACAGACCAAGGCTCTCCTGCGCTCAGCAGCCAGGCGCTGGTGCGAGTGCTGGTGCTGGACGCCAACGACAATGCGCCCTTCGTGCTCTACCCGCTGCAGAACGCCTCTGCGCCCTGCACAGAGCTGCTGCCCAGGGCGGCAGAGCCTGGATACCTGGTCACCAAGGTGGTGGCAGTGGACCGCGACTCTGGACAGAAtgcctggctgtccttccagCTGCTCAAGGCCACGGAGCCCGGGCTGTTCAGCGTGTGGGCTCACAATGGCGAGGTGCGCACCTCCAGGCTGCTGAGTGAGCGCGATGCTCCCAagcacaggctgctgctgctggtcaaGGACAATGGAGATCCTCCAAGGTCTGCCAGTGTCACTCTGCATGTGCTGCTGGTGGATGGCTTCTCTCagccctacctgcctctgccagagGTGGCGCGCGACCCCGCCCAGGATGAGGACGTGCTCACTCTGTACCTGGTCATTGCCTTGgcttctgtgtcttctctcttcctgttgtctgtgctgCTGTTCGTGGGGGTGAGGCTGTGCAAGAGGGCCAGAGCGACCTCTCTGGGTGGTTGCTCTGTGCCTGAGGGACACTTTCCTGGTCACCTGGTGGATATCAGTGGGGCAGGGACCCTGTCCCAGAGTTACCAGTATGAGGTGTGTCTGACAGGAGGTACTGGGACAAATGAGTTCAAATTCCTGAAGCCGGTCATGCCCAGTCTTCAACTTCAGGATGCTGGTTCTAATATGCAGGAAAAGGAGAACTTTCGCAATAGTCTTGGATTtaatattcaataaaaaaaatctcctatAAACTCTTAATATTTTCCTCTTACTGAAAAATtgcagatgcttttttttttcttgatgtgcAATGGATTTTAGGTTTTGCTGGTGTTGCATGCATTTTCATCTTACATGTTTTTCTCACAGTTGCTATGGGGCTCTAGTGATGTGACGAAACAATCTGCaccatttgtttcatttattttgaagttttatgTTAACGGTTCTGCTGTTTGTTATGCAAGACTCAGAAATGGAAATACTAACTAAAGTATTTAGAGTAAATGCGTTGAGCTGGTGGTTACTGTACCTGGTAGAGTCCACAAGCAGGCAGCTCTGGGTGGATGATCTCCaacaaaagaaagggagggaagaagaggaggagggaactAAAAGGGGCAAATGTCACCGTATACCGGAGTTGTTCCAATACACTATTAAAACCCAGCAAGCAGAGATTTTAAATGTTGCTGCATCTGGGTAGAAATTATATTGTATCATTTGTAGTAGTCTCTGTTAGATTATTTCGtcataaaagattttttaaaatgctgccCCTCCATGTCCAGTCCCAGAGGCCTTTGTGTCCTTATGTTTTCAAGAACTGATTTCTGTTTGTGTGACCTGCATTAAATACTGACTGCTTAAGTAGTTTTTCCTTACCTATTTTCTAATGATGCTTTCTAATTCTCAAAATATTCTAGGTCTTGATACTgctgttttcttggttttaaatAGACCGTTTGCTTGGTTAAAATTTGTGGTACTCTATATCTGCTTAAAGCAGGTAATAAGATCATAATCTTGTTCTAATTAAAATAGTCTTTTACCAGAAAAGAACAGGATAAAAACTTGCTAGGAATTAAAATAAAGATCTTTAAATgacttattctttattttatgtgaattggtgttttgcctgcatgtatgtctctgtgagagtgtcggatcccctggaactggaattacaggttgtgagctgccaagtgggttctgggaattgaatctgggtcctctgtaagagcagccagtgatcttaagtgctgagccacctctccaggccctgaaataaatattttaaactgtttaAAAGATTTGGATTTACTTTTCCTAAccattaataaaagtaaatataagcTAAGCGTGGATGCAcaaatctgtaatctcagcactcaggcaaCTGGGGACAGAGAATAATCAACTCAAGATTGGTTTGGACTGCATAGTAGgagttttccttaaaaagaaattaaaaaggaaacagaacctGATATGCTGGCATATTCCTATAACCGAGGCATATGAGAGACTGAGTGGGAAGCCAGGCTGAGTTCTGTCAGACACAGGccccaaaattaaaaagaaacagaattaggATCGGAATCCTCGCACttgagacactgaggcaggaggctgtcATAATTTGACAGGACTTATGACATGCTATGGACACGATATGGAAGGACAACCATGCTTATGCAAtgcattcaagaccagcctctgCTACAGACCaaggccctgtttcaaaaggaACCCCTATGATcttaaaaagaagaatgaaaggtATAAATATAATGTCTAGTTGTGTGGACCTAGCAGGTAGGTACAAAATTTTGGCTTGGCTCTCAACTCCCAGCAGAAAAGAGTATATACAGGAATATGTGCACCCTGAGCACTTTAGATGCCCAAAGTTCAATTTTCAGCATGCACaaaaaaagtaactttaaaatattattaatactTGTGGTCTCTCTCagatagccacaaataatagatCTGTATTTATGATTGATAAATGCCTAATTATATTTCAAACTATAAGGTCTCAATTCGATAGATAGACAGTTCAGTGGAGGAGTATAGACAGATAGCTACAATGCAGTGTGACTATATGGCTAGCATTATGTTGGCCTCTGTTTTCACGGGAAGCAATTAGCTACTAAGACACTAGTATAtatactgggcagtggtggtgcacacctttaatcccagcacttgggaggcagagacaggcagatctctgtaaattggaggccaacctggtctacagatatgAGTTCCATGGCAGCCAGGATAAAatggcagccaggactacacagataaaccttgtctcaaaaaaccaaacaaccctgatagactcagtccaggcaggtccagttccctcctcccagagtgaaccaagcgtccctgcctaagtcccaggtttcaaatagctaactcatgcaacgagcccagtcctcgggggagaccttgatctggaggaggtgggaatgggaggtgggctggggggaaggggagggggcaggaagggagagaacaagggaatctgtggctattatgtagaactgaatagtattgtaaaataaaatttaaaaaaagaaagaaaaaacaacctaacaaacaaaaacacaatataTTATCCACTCAAATTTAATGTTGAAATGTAGAGAAAAGGTAATTACAAAGTGTGTATTTTCCTGAGGCCATTTAGAATCTTGGAAATTCAGACCTTGATGTCAATGATTTGTATAATGGAAATCAAACTCTTAACAAACCGGGTGATTTACACAAGTCCTTCCCATTAGTCAGCATGAACCTTCAGAGCAACTTTTTGTGAACTAAGAGTAAATTGGAAATGCATCAGCCCTTGTGTGGCATtttagccttgaacttgacatTTTAGCCTTAAGTTTAATTAGCTATCACTGATAGGCAGTAATCTTAGGTGCTGGTCAAATCAAATGCaggtttatataaaataaattatgccCTAATCATAGATTACTCACCCTATTGCTTTGCATTTTTAATACTCTTTACTTGACAACTGTGTACCCTAGGAAACATGAAACCATGAAT
Proteins encoded in this window:
- the LOC143269565 gene encoding protocadherin beta-14-like, producing the protein MGTRRTLILQKRQVLVFFVLLGLSQASTESLQYSVAEETEIGSFVANLARDLGLEVVELSSREARVVSDDNKKHLHLNLMTGDLLLSERLDREELCGSTQPCVLPFQVVLENPLQFYQAELHVIDINDHCPTFLDREITIKIPESTTIGSMFLIENVQDVDVGSNGLQDYSISPNSHFYVKVHDSGDGKIYPELVLDRALDHEEESELRLTLTALDGGSPPRSGTTSILIKVLDINDNAPEFAQSFYEVQVPEDMPIGSSIIAISAKDLDTGNSGKISYSFLHASEGIRKTFDINPTSGEVNLRSLLDFEVIQSYSVNIQATDGGGLSAKCTLLVKVLDINDNAPEVTISSITKTIPENASETLVALFSVRDQDSGDNGKILCSIQDDLPFILKPTFKNFFTLLSEKALDRESRAEYNITITVTDMGTPRLTTQHTIRVQVSDVNDNAPAFTQTSYTLFVQENNSPALHIGTISATDSDSGSNAHITYSLLPTHDPQLALASLFSVNADNGQLFALRALDYEAQQAFEFQVGATDQGSPALSSQALVRVLVLDANDNAPFVLYPLQNASAPCTELLPRAAEPGYLVTKVVAVDRDSGQNAWLSFQLLKATEPGLFSVWAHNGEVRTSRLLSERDAPKHRLLLLVKDNGDPPRSASVTLHVLLVDGFSQPYLPLPEVARDPAQDEDVLTLYLVIALASVSSLFLLSVLLFVGVRLCKRARATSLGGCSVPEGHFPGHLVDISGAGTLSQSYQYEVCLTGGTGTNEFKFLKPVMPSLQLQDAGSNMQEKENFRNSLGFNIQ